A window of Zingiber officinale cultivar Zhangliang chromosome 5A, Zo_v1.1, whole genome shotgun sequence contains these coding sequences:
- the LOC121982074 gene encoding peptidyl-prolyl cis-trans isomerase CYP57-like isoform X2: MSNVYVLEPPTKGKVVVQTTVGPIDIELWPKEVPKAVRNFVQLCLEGYFDDTIFHRIIKGFLVQGGDPTGSGTGGESIYGGVFADELHSRLRFNHRGLVACANAGSPHSNGSQFFMTLDRCDWLDRKHTIFGKVTGDSIFNLLRLGEFETDEDDRPVYPPPKILSVEVLWNPFDDIVPRQLKEKPQTHAKVAAEDQEQKKKAVKKLNMLSFGDEVEEDELEAANIKDKIKSIHDVLDDPRFLKEEAKPEPLSKAEMEKKNEARLAVRDALVSNKGNNIREPRMDDFSADDHSDNDDESNFDARMRMQILRKRKEMDDVTNHDKIPADKPKRKHREASPSRPVAEVKNSKVEKLSMKKMGIGSEARADLMDKADADMELLNHAEQERQLLKQKRRRNQGREGDTLAKLDRFKKSISTATKVSAPSSNGKEATEDDDSGWMATQLKFLSESSDKDSMTRKDDPNEYVVHDPLLEKGKEKFNRMQAKLKRREREWAGKSLT, encoded by the exons ATGTCGAACGTGTACGTGCTCGAGCCGCCGACGAAGGGGAAGGTGGTGGTGCAGACTACAGTTGGGCCGATCGACATCGAGCTGTGGCCGAAGGAGGTGCCCAAGGCCGTCCGCAACTTCGTCCAGCTCTGCCTTGAGGGCTACTTCGACGATACCATCTTCCACCGCATCATCAAGGGTTTCCTCGTCCAGGGCGGTGATCCTACTGGCAGCGGAACCG GTGGGGAAAGTATTTACGGTGGAGTGTTTGCTGATGAGCTCCATTCTAGACTTCGATTTAATCACAGAGGCTTGGTTGCATGTGCAAATGCTGGCTCTCCTCATTCGAATGGAAGCCAATTCTTTATGACATTAGATCGTTGCGACTGGCTAGATCGGAAACACACAATTTTTGGAAAG GTTACAGGAGATTCCATATTTAACCTTCTAAGGTTGGGTGAATTTGAAACTGACGAAGATGATCGACCGGTTTACCCCCCTCCAAAGATTCTTTCTGTTGAG GTGCTATGGAATCCATTTGATGACATTGTTCCAAGGCAACTAAAGGAGAAACCTCAAACTCATGCCAAGGTTGCAGCTGAAGACCAGGAGCAAAAAAAGAAAGCAGTCAA GAAGCTTAACATGCTCTCTTTTGGTGACGAAGTTGAAGAAGATGAATTGGAAGCTGCAAACATAAAGGATAAGATCAAGAGTATCCATGATGTGTTAGATGATCCTCGTTTCCTCAAAGAAGAAGCAAAACCTGAACCATTG TCTAAAGCtgaaatggaaaagaaaaatgaagCTCGTTTAGCTGTCAGAGATGCTCTAGTTTCCAACAAAGGTAACAACATTAGAGAACCTCGGATGGATGATTTCAGTGCTGATGATCATAGTGATAATGACGACGAATCCAACTTTGATGCAAGAATGCGAATGCAAATCTTGAGAAAACGCAAGGAGATGGATGATGTTACCAATCATGACAAGATACCTGCTG ATAAACCTAAGCGGAAACACCGGGAGGCATCACCTTCCAG GCCAGTTGCTGAAGTTAAAAATTCCAAGGTTGAGAAATTGTCAATGAAGAAAATGGGCATTGGATCAGAAGCCAGAGCTGATCTTATGGACAAGGCAGATGCAGACATGGAGTTACTGAATCATGCTGAACAAGAGAGGCAATTGCTGAAGCAGAAGAGGCGTCGAAATCAGGGACGTGAAGGAGAT ACTCTAGCCAAGCTGGATAGATTCAAAAAGTCTATATCTACAGCTACCAAGGTTTCTGCGCCGAGTAGCAATGGTAAGGAGGCTACCGAGGATGATGATTCTGGATGGATGGCAACACAGCTAAAGTTCCTTTCTGAGTCCTCTGATAAG GATAGCATGACTAGAAAAGATGATCCAAATGAATATGTTGTGCATGATCCTCTTCTGGAGAAGGGCAAAGAGAAATTTAATAGAATGCAGGCGAAGCTCAAGCGACGGGAGCGGGAGTGGGCTGGCAAATCTCTCACCTAA
- the LOC121982074 gene encoding peptidyl-prolyl cis-trans isomerase CYP57-like isoform X1 yields the protein MSNVYVLEPPTKGKVVVQTTVGPIDIELWPKEVPKAVRNFVQLCLEGYFDDTIFHRIIKGFLVQGGDPTGSGTDSKKEPTHNIAFKARLDEQDLESSLEDEETTMMVRRFKKLIKYRKTNHSQGRKKRTIRYYHCNEEEHVKDNYSKLRNKDQDEGKKPVQTNKYKTLKATWKETSSESEVEAFSGLALMASHQDKYEESSSEMSIESSSSGGATDNEIGKSGGESIYGGVFADELHSRLRFNHRGLVACANAGSPHSNGSQFFMTLDRCDWLDRKHTIFGKVTGDSIFNLLRLGEFETDEDDRPVYPPPKILSVEVLWNPFDDIVPRQLKEKPQTHAKVAAEDQEQKKKAVKKLNMLSFGDEVEEDELEAANIKDKIKSIHDVLDDPRFLKEEAKPEPLSKAEMEKKNEARLAVRDALVSNKGNNIREPRMDDFSADDHSDNDDESNFDARMRMQILRKRKEMDDVTNHDKIPADKPKRKHREASPSRPVAEVKNSKVEKLSMKKMGIGSEARADLMDKADADMELLNHAEQERQLLKQKRRRNQGREGDTLAKLDRFKKSISTATKVSAPSSNGKEATEDDDSGWMATQLKFLSESSDKDSMTRKDDPNEYVVHDPLLEKGKEKFNRMQAKLKRREREWAGKSLT from the exons ATGTCGAACGTGTACGTGCTCGAGCCGCCGACGAAGGGGAAGGTGGTGGTGCAGACTACAGTTGGGCCGATCGACATCGAGCTGTGGCCGAAGGAGGTGCCCAAGGCCGTCCGCAACTTCGTCCAGCTCTGCCTTGAGGGCTACTTCGACGATACCATCTTCCACCGCATCATCAAGGGTTTCCTCGTCCAGGGCGGTGATCCTACTGGCAGCGGAACCG ATTCGAAGAAGGAGCCAACGCACAATATTGCTTTTAAGGCAAGGTTGGACGAACAAGACTTGGAATCCTCCCTTGAGGACGAAGAAACAacaatgatggtaaggcgatttaagaaattaattaaatatagaaaaactaaccattcgcagggtagaaagaaaagaacgatcagatactaccactgcaacgaagaagaacATGTTAAGGACAACTACtctaagctaaggaacaaggatcaGGACGAaggaaagaagcctgtccaaacgaacaagtacaagactttaaaggcgacgtggaaggaaacgtcgtccgaatcagaagttgaggcattctccggtcttgcgttgatggcaagtcatcaagacaaatacgaagaaagctcttccgaaatgagcatcgagagtagcAGTTCAGGAGGAGCCACGGACAATGAGAtcggtaagtcag GTGGGGAAAGTATTTACGGTGGAGTGTTTGCTGATGAGCTCCATTCTAGACTTCGATTTAATCACAGAGGCTTGGTTGCATGTGCAAATGCTGGCTCTCCTCATTCGAATGGAAGCCAATTCTTTATGACATTAGATCGTTGCGACTGGCTAGATCGGAAACACACAATTTTTGGAAAG GTTACAGGAGATTCCATATTTAACCTTCTAAGGTTGGGTGAATTTGAAACTGACGAAGATGATCGACCGGTTTACCCCCCTCCAAAGATTCTTTCTGTTGAG GTGCTATGGAATCCATTTGATGACATTGTTCCAAGGCAACTAAAGGAGAAACCTCAAACTCATGCCAAGGTTGCAGCTGAAGACCAGGAGCAAAAAAAGAAAGCAGTCAA GAAGCTTAACATGCTCTCTTTTGGTGACGAAGTTGAAGAAGATGAATTGGAAGCTGCAAACATAAAGGATAAGATCAAGAGTATCCATGATGTGTTAGATGATCCTCGTTTCCTCAAAGAAGAAGCAAAACCTGAACCATTG TCTAAAGCtgaaatggaaaagaaaaatgaagCTCGTTTAGCTGTCAGAGATGCTCTAGTTTCCAACAAAGGTAACAACATTAGAGAACCTCGGATGGATGATTTCAGTGCTGATGATCATAGTGATAATGACGACGAATCCAACTTTGATGCAAGAATGCGAATGCAAATCTTGAGAAAACGCAAGGAGATGGATGATGTTACCAATCATGACAAGATACCTGCTG ATAAACCTAAGCGGAAACACCGGGAGGCATCACCTTCCAG GCCAGTTGCTGAAGTTAAAAATTCCAAGGTTGAGAAATTGTCAATGAAGAAAATGGGCATTGGATCAGAAGCCAGAGCTGATCTTATGGACAAGGCAGATGCAGACATGGAGTTACTGAATCATGCTGAACAAGAGAGGCAATTGCTGAAGCAGAAGAGGCGTCGAAATCAGGGACGTGAAGGAGAT ACTCTAGCCAAGCTGGATAGATTCAAAAAGTCTATATCTACAGCTACCAAGGTTTCTGCGCCGAGTAGCAATGGTAAGGAGGCTACCGAGGATGATGATTCTGGATGGATGGCAACACAGCTAAAGTTCCTTTCTGAGTCCTCTGATAAG GATAGCATGACTAGAAAAGATGATCCAAATGAATATGTTGTGCATGATCCTCTTCTGGAGAAGGGCAAAGAGAAATTTAATAGAATGCAGGCGAAGCTCAAGCGACGGGAGCGGGAGTGGGCTGGCAAATCTCTCACCTAA